GCACGTATTTGGTCAGACTCTGCACAGCTGCGTCTTTCCCAGAGGATTTGCACTgagaaaagattttaaaatcaCCATGTTTCTTTTAACATTTCGCCATAAATActataaaataatttattttaaaaggatgAAGGAATTAGAAAGGATTAGTTCAATCTAAAAGTGTCAAAAAAGCCTGGAAGGCCTTTGTAATGAGgtaaaatgtgtgtgagagaaagaaaaaaattttTACCAAGCGTAGGTTTTATTCCTGACAATATTATTATGAATGCCAACACAGAAAATACATTGGGTTTTTATGCAAGATCTGACTTTGTTTCTGAGAATCTGTGTTTATTGCATTGCTTCAGTCTCagttgtaaaacacacacacaagaacattAGCCCCCTCTTGTGTTTGAAAGGTCATTATTCATGTACAGTAACTAAATgtatcacacaaaaaaaatagaataacaaAGGTCAAGGCAAGATGGAGCTTTATAATTctaatcatcatcatttaaatgtaataaatatctTGTCCAAAACATGAATCATGTAAACTGGTCAACGACTAGTAGGCCAGTAAAACAACATCAATGTCagtttcttttatattttagaaGGAGTCCTTTTCCAACACACAGAAGAATAAatccaacattttaaaatatcagaaatatttcaataaagaGTTCATTCTTAATTGTGTGGATGGCATGTATCAGTTCTCCCTTATAAAAAGGGGGACAGATTGAGTTAAATAACTCCAAACAAACTATGTTCATTTAAGTAACTGAATAGAATGTTTCTACTTATGTTATCTTTGCAAATTCACAACAGTATTTAAAATAACTTAATGTAATGAAAAAGGGAGAGAACTGTACAAAACACTATGGGCGCAAATAAAGGGCATAATAAATTACTTTGCCATGAAGTAACTATATTAAAATAACTGGGTACCTGGCTGTTGAAGCGTCCAAATATTTCCTCTGCAGGCCCATAAATATCTGCCATGTCAAATGTGGTCAGACCAGCGTCCACGTAGACCTGCATCGCCTCCACTGGAAAGACGAGGGCCACATGTTACTTTAACTAACTTAACTCGTAAACTGTTGACCGAGCACAGCAACGTGACCCCATTAGGTCACACGACGTGAGGTCCTGCAGGTCACGTGTTGTGTTCGGATCGTTTGGCGCTCGTGTACCTGCTTTAGTCGCGTCCACGGCCCCGTGCGCCCCGGACACCTGCCACATCCCGTTCAGCACGCGACACACCTCCAGGCCGCCAGCCAGCCTCACCGTAGGGACCCGGGACATCCTGCAGTTCTTAcgtttgattattattatttttttttttaaaggcacaaATATATTAACGTTGGATCATTGTATGTAGACGGTTATCTGCAATAGCCGCCCCAAAACGCAAGATATCGACATTGAAACACAAGGGACTTACTTTATGTCAGAAGGATACCAACGAGCTACAAGTCACAACATCCTACAGTTACAAAACATTTTGCGTAACTGAGTTACAGGCTTGTTTCCACCAATAGGGGAAGGTTTGGCCGGAAGTGACTTTCTTCTTCAGTGGTTTTGCTCGTTGTTCTGCCCTCTACTGGAAATACATTGTCACTTTTGTGTAGACCAGTAATAATGAAACAGAGAcgtgatacggtaaaatgtaatgttttactTTACCGTTACATAACACATATTGATAAAGCCCCCCTACATAAAGAATTGTTTCCAGGCAACACGCTGTAGTAGTCCCATGTTACACTACACTTCACTCCACTGTGGCagctgccttcttcttcttgatcctctttctcctcttcattGCAGGTGTTGGGAcgaccacctccacctcctcctcctcctccacctcctcttcttctgaagCGGCAGGTCTGTTTTCTTCTGAAGCGGCAGGTATCTTCTCGCTGGTGGTCGGGCTGAGCGGCATCGCCTCCGGCTCGCTGAGACAGGGCAGACGGCGAGTCAAAATGAACTAATTTCAATTTCACTTGTACCAAGAGCTTCTCTATAAACCTGTAAAACTCATTGCAGTTTGTGCTTAACTTAACTTTAAACGGCACCCCACTAGTTACCTTATCTGAAGCGCTGGCTCTGGCCTCTTATTCCCAGCCCCAGTGTGCTTCTCCAGCAGAGCCACAAAGAAGCCGTGTGTGCGAGTCTTGGTAGTGCTGGCACGAAGACACTGGGTGAGTGGATCCAGGCCACGTTCTGGCCACTGAGGCAGCAGAGGAACCAACCTAGAGGAGaacgcattcattcattcataaatggATTCACTAAGTCAGGAGTTGACGGACAAttccacattttcaaaacttgaCCAGTTTTGATAACAATCCTATTAATGGCTGAGTGGAAAGTAAAAGTAGAATaatcaaaaactaaaatcaGATTCTGCTCATTCATTTTGCCGAcacccagtgtttcccctaccattcaaTTACAGAGGTGGGGGTATGGAACATTTTCATCtgtgcccccctccccgaaGCTGTAAACCACAAGGGAAACACTAACTACACATACCAGGTCGCTAAGTGTAAATACGAGTACGTGCCTGGATGTGCACAGACAGTATCAGATTGTGTCCTTTAACTCCTACAGGAAACCAAGGGCGGCTTCGTTCATCTACAAAacattggcttcttcttcttctacgttTGTTCCAAAGGAAAGCAGACGGTTGCTACCTGAAGTCCGGGTTCTGCTGCAGACAGGCCGTTACGACCTCTTCGTTCTCCTGGCTGTGGATGGAGCAGGTGGAGTACACCAGGCGCTTCAGACGGGGGAACTTAAGGCCGTGGTTCAGGCACAGCAGCTGGAAAGAGGCCAAGGAGGCCAGACGGGCCTGATCCTTCTCCTGGTCTGCAGAAGACACGCCGTCCCGGAGACACACCATACCTGCACCCCACGCACAGACCATAGATTCATTATGAATACAAATCGGATTGGTTAATGTAGAGGTGCACTGGTATTGTACATGCAAGTGGTTGGAGAAGCACATGCAAATCCAACAATATACATTAGTTATGCAGGACTTGTGCAACTCTTCTGTTCCTATACACAGTTACATTATTATATCAGTCATTAGTCTTGATGaaacaatgttattttactttttactgaAAGAGTTCAAATAAACCTCATGATAAGAATGTaatgagaggaaaataaaataattggctACACAAATCAATTTTTTATctttgcttatttgatgaacCAACAAATAAGTAATTTGACCTCTTTGGGTTGCCAGCTGTGTTTGACTGTTTTTTGTTAAAGCTTGCcaactattttaaatatgtattaattattaACAATTAAAAGGCCTGAGAGAAACTTTACTTTAGTAATATCCTAGAGAAATCTACAAGGCAACTTTACCATTGGCAATAGCATGTTGTTTGGCGTGATGCTGCTGCACTGCAAGTTTTATTGAACTAAAAGTGCTGCTAAGCAGACCGTGATGCAGCAGCAGGGATGCCATGGTGACTGAATGCTGGTGGACTAGAAACTACAGTAACGTGATTGAGAGGCTCACTGGGAACCCGAGGCCTTGGAGCCGTGCCTGTAGACAAACACTCTACCTGAGCCACTGCAGGATGGATCCAGCAGGATATACTCAACATCTTTAAACTGCGGGCTGTCGGGGTCCACCTTTAAGAAGTCCTGGTGGGCCAGCTGCTGGCAGGTGACCCCGGCCCGGAGCAGGAGAGTCGACATGGTGGCCAGACGCTTGGGGTCCAAATCAAAGGCAAACAGCTTGCCCTTGTTCTCCATGAGGGCGGCCAGGTGGCTGGTCTTGTTGCCCGGGGCAGCACAGGCGTCGATGACATGGCTGCCAGGTGGGGGGTTGAGCAGGTATGCGGGGAGGCAGCTGGCTTTGTCCTGCAGAATGACGTGACCAGCCTTGTATAGGAAATGCTCATGAAACTCGGTTTTAGGAGGAAAGACCAGCAGCTCTGGCAGAAGCATGTCCCTCACAAAGTCTTTCCTCTTCAGGGACAAGTCCCCCAGCCTGGTGGCCTGTCCCAGGTAGCAGAAGCCATCCCTCTTCAGATAGTCCACCGCATCCTCCACGGTGGTCTTCAGGGTGTTTACGCGCACGTACCTGGGCAGCTGGTCCCCGACGAGCTTCTGGACGCTTTGCGGGAGCAGGTCCTGGTTCCTGCTGACTTTCTGCTTCACCTTCATGCGGGCCAGCACCGCCTGCATCCTGGCGCGatgcttcatcatcatggtcTTCCAGGAGCCGCCGCACTTGAGCCCGCGGCCGATCAGCAGGTCGTACACCAGCACTTTGGCCAGGTTTATGCCCAGCTTGGTCTGTTTGAGCAGCTTGGTGGACTCGATGATCTCCTCCAGGATGGCGGAGAACTTTTGCGTCTCACACACGAGAGCAAACAGCTGCTTGATGTGTGGGAATTTGCTGTCGTAAACCAGAGTTTTCAAAGCGCCCTGCTTCGCCTCGGCTTTCTCCAGGATCTCAGCAGCTTTCATGTACAGCGCCATGGCGGACCAGAGACTGCGTCGCTGTTCCGCTGGTTGTTGTCCGCTTCTCGGTGGTGTGCTGCTCTTGAAGACACACCGCTCGTGTCCTTCGGGCTTCGCCGGGCAGAGACAACCGGCTTTGTTTTTCTCACTCACGTTTGAGAAACGCAGCTTCGTGACTTGGTTCCCACCGGGCACATGGCAGAGAAAGAGTCTTGGCCCCGGAAGTACTAACGGTGGCTGACGCGCTATTTTCGTGTGACGTAGAAGGTCGGTCCAGCCAATCAAGAAGCGGTTGGATTGTGCAGGCTGAACGTTTACTGTCCTTTAACTATGATTGCCAAACCAAATGTATCCAATTTTTCAGGATAAATTGTGCATTTCAGTTACACAGTACTACCAATCTGATTCGCAGTCTGAAAATTGCGCAATCTTAGATTTAGTGAATCCTTAAGAATACACGGAAATAGTCGTGAAAATGGAGGCGTACAGAAAGCCATTGAGAAAATAGCTTTATTCTTTAATACAAATTAATTTGGGAATGTTTCCATGTGGAGAGTACAAAAGGGATGAAGCTCACACGGTTTATCCCATCAATAACCAATCATCCCTGCCTTCAAGTCCATTACCAGTCATTCAATTTGAACTTTTGTTTAAAATCCTGCAGCTCCACCCAACCCCCATTGGGACATCAATTAAGACAGAGTAAGATCACAAAACTTATTGCAGCACAGTACAAAAGTATTGCTGACCAAAaccaaaattaaaacaaattgtcAAAGCTTAGACATTAAACAAGTATTTTAAGGCCATCTCTTTACTTGAACTCTTTCATTTAGATATGGAATAGACTAGTCATGCACTCGTGGTGTGACTAAACTGTCCACGAGTTCAGCAATACATTTTTGCAGACAGGAAGATATTCAAACTGCGACGTACAGCACTTTTAATGCAGATTTAGGCAAAGAGTGACAAAGAGCATTTCTGTCTGCTGGTGTCTTTTTTCAGCACCATAGGAATCAAAAAGTCAGTCATTTTCTACTTCTATCCTGCCTATTAGATAtaatcagcagcagcaccaggcctTCAAGAGAATTCATGTTCTAAAGGGCATCTTAATGCATACTGGATTTCATTTTTACAGTGTTGAATTATACTCAAACATATCTATATAATGTAAATTGTTTTGGAATGCAGTTGGTCTCCCATGTGCAATCTGCCTTTCATTCTCAAACCAGTGTCCAAAGAACAGTATGTGCAATATGATTTAAGCCATTGTGCTAATCTTGTTGCAACTGAAGAGATATTGCTGAGTAAACTGTCAACCTTTAGGTTTATTATAGTAACATGTTTCCGCTGTTGACTAGTACTGCAAAAGGAATACAGTTATTTCAACACAACATTCAAAGTGATTTCATTGAGAGGGACGGTGACCATTGGGTGTGGAATCATAGTTTGTAGAATGGAGAAGAACATGTGCAGGTCTGTTGGGTGGAGGACAACAACCACACCCAACTGTCACTTAACCAATCAGTGTTTAGCGACCCTAGTGGGCTTTTTCACAGACTTTGTCTTTAAAGAGTTTTTGTACAGAAGCAATCTCTCTGTGGTATGAGGAGGAAGGTGGTTCCTCTTGGCCTTTACAAAACACGCCGCCATCGGACACAGCCGGTCGAAGCCTCCTGAGGTGGCCGGTGCTGCCAGCAGCTTCTTGGCGATGCTCTGCAGCAGGGGGAAGCGACCTGCAGCTTTCCAGTACAACACACTGCTGTTGATTTCCCACAGTGGTTCGGACAGGTACATGTCGAGCTCTGCCGTCTTCGTGGTCTTTGCAGGCGGCTGGAGGAAGTTAAAGATGGATTTGCGCTTGAGATCATTCTCGCCGACTCCGCTGCAGTCGTTATCATCCGAGCTTCCAACAAATTCCTCCACCAGCGAGTTGTCTCGACTCGCCCCTTCGTCATTTGGTTCCTTCTTCAACTTCTTGCATGGCTGGACTTTATCTGCGTCTACAGAGGGAGCTGCCAAGGCCTCCATGCTATTTAGTGTGACTTCCACGATTGTGCGAGCCTGATATTTCGACGGTGGTGTTAGAAAACCTGTCCCGTCCTCTAGTTTGGCATCAGGAAAcggctagaaaaaaaaatgcagactaAGATGGGAGCTGTGATTCTCATTGTGCTCGGTGGATGCAAAATAAAACTACATTGCAGAAGAACAATGTTTCAATGAAATACCTGCAGTTTGATCCTGGGGTCGAGCACAGCAGCTAATATCATATCCTTCTGGTGAATCAGagactggaagtgtgtgtggatgccTGTGCGCAAGGCCTTGTTGAAGTGGATGTAGTTGGTGACAGAGCTCTCCAAGGTCTTATCAAGGCCAAtgagagatggtgtgatgaatGATATGGTCACTCCAGTTCCTTGCAGGACCTGGGATAAGGGTCACATCATATTCTATCAACAAGACCACAACACTATAATACATACCTGCAAAGCTATTGGGGGTGAAGAAGGTGACAAAATGTTAGTGTTGcgtacacccccccccgtcggctcATCAGTCATTTAGAAGAAATTCCAATTTAAAAGgttagggtttaaaaaaaactaatattcAAATGCAATACTACATTTCAGAATCTTATGCGATGTCAAGCACTATATCCCAAGAAATGAACCTTCTTTACCTGCATGGCCTCCTCAAAGGGCTCCAGGAGAGCCAGGATGTCCATCACCTGCTCCCTCTTTGCCATCACCAGAGGCGGGACACTGGCTGTGTCGTTAGCGTCGATGCGGGCCTGGGTGAGGAGAGTCATGATGGCACTCCAGGTCGACTCCTGCACCATCCGACGTAGAGATACCATCATGGAGTTCCAGCGACAGTTACTGGAGGATGGGCACAGGGAAACGTTGTACTCCTTCAACAAGACCTAAACAACAGAATGATAGTCAACATTTCAGCACAGAAATTGTGAGCTCTG
This sequence is a window from Pungitius pungitius chromosome 1, fPunPun2.1, whole genome shotgun sequence. Protein-coding genes within it:
- the nsun5 gene encoding probable 28S rRNA (cytosine-C(5))-methyltransferase encodes the protein MALYMKAAEILEKAEAKQGALKTLVYDSKFPHIKQLFALVCETQKFSAILEEIIESTKLLKQTKLGINLAKVLVYDLLIGRGLKCGGSWKTMMMKHRARMQAVLARMKVKQKVSRNQDLLPQSVQKLVGDQLPRYVRVNTLKTTVEDAVDYLKRDGFCYLGQATRLGDLSLKRKDFVRDMLLPELLVFPPKTEFHEHFLYKAGHVILQDKASCLPAYLLNPPPGSHVIDACAAPGNKTSHLAALMENKGKLFAFDLDPKRLATMSTLLLRAGVTCQQLAHQDFLKVDPDSPQFKDVEYILLDPSCSGSGMVCLRDGVSSADQEKDQARLASLASFQLLCLNHGLKFPRLKRLVYSTCSIHSQENEEVVTACLQQNPDFRLVPLLPQWPERGLDPLTQCLRASTTKTRTHGFFVALLEKHTGAGNKRPEPALQISEPEAMPLSPTTSEKIPAASEENRPAASEEEEVEEEEEVEVVVPTPAMKRRKRIKKKKAAATVE